The following proteins come from a genomic window of Acanthopagrus latus isolate v.2019 chromosome 5, fAcaLat1.1, whole genome shotgun sequence:
- the LOC119019161 gene encoding izumo sperm-egg fusion protein 1 isoform X1 produces MLLMLVSLLHCVPAAKACLQCDRRIRLLHEDFILSAPTVDDQIELKMICDQAYVTYKETSQERKGVIDPTTLYRARTDYQSEFDRFLKTKHTGSVTYEAIQIMEKGRKILEKHLNTFIGDGLCPNKCGILKRRVMDCFSCRYKIYICPSPSGQRDCGEYPVLAEEGGQALLNCFLPWHRLLLGKTEYHYSWAPGEPGAKKLNESDFRALVVTDDSSVVLNQLHVDEQGTYRCSLQNQNGFVFYRATFLLTVAPVPDQTHRPVITLPPLPHGDDQSPFQPTEALLVPVIAMVTALSLAASVGITAVLGLVISQMRAAGELSRRRKGRRAEQNTV; encoded by the exons atgctgctgatgctggTGTCCTTGCTGCACTGTGTTCCCGCAGCCAAGGCCTGTCTGCAGTGTGACCGCAGAATCAGGCTCCTACATGAGGACTTCATCCTGTCTGCTCCCACCGTGGACGACCAGATTGAACTGAAAATGATCTGTGACCAGGCGTACGTGACCTACAAAGAGACAAGCCAGGAACGAAAGGGAGTCATTG ATCCCACCACTCTGTACAGAGCCAGAACTGATTACCAGAGTGAATTTGACCGCTTCTTGAAAACCAAACATACTG gatctGTCACATATGAAGCCATCCAGATCATGGAGAAGGGCAGGAAGATCTTAGAGAAACACTTAAACACATTCATCGGTGATG GACTGTGCCCTAACAAGTGCG GGATTTTGAAACGAAGAGTAATGGATTGCTTCTCTTGCCGCTACAAGATATACATCTGTCCCTCCCCCTCTGGCCAGCGGGATTGCGGTG AGTATCCAGTACTGGCTGAGGAGGGAGGCCAGGCCTTGTTAAACTGTTTCCTCCCATGGCATCGTCTTCTGTTGGGAAAAACAGAGTACCACTACTCCTGGGCCCCTGGTGAGCCAGGAGCTAAAAAG ctcaaTGAGAGTGACTTCAGAGCCTTGGTTGTGACAGATGACTCATCTGTGGTCTTAAATCAGCTGCACGTGGATGAACAAGGAACATATCGCTGCTCTCTGCAGAACCAAAATGGATTCGTCTTCTACAGAGCCACTTTCCTGCTCACTG TTGCCCCTGTGCCTGACCAAACTCACCGACCTGTCATCACTCTGCCTCCCCTGCCTCACGGGGACGACCAATCGCCTTTTCAACCCACTGAGGCCCTGTTGGTGCCAGTCATAGCCATGGTTACAGCTCTGAGCCTGGCAGCAAGCGTGGGCATCACAGCTGTCCTGGG
- the LOC119019161 gene encoding izumo sperm-egg fusion protein 1 isoform X2, producing MLLMLVSLLHCVPAAKACLQCDRRIRLLHEDFILSAPTVDDQIELKMICDQAYVTYKETSQERKGVIDPTTLYRARTDYQSEFDRFLKTKHTGSVTYEAIQIMEKGRKILEKHLNTFIGDGLCPNKCGILKRRVMDCFSCRYKIYICPSPSGQRDCEYPVLAEEGGQALLNCFLPWHRLLLGKTEYHYSWAPGEPGAKKLNESDFRALVVTDDSSVVLNQLHVDEQGTYRCSLQNQNGFVFYRATFLLTVAPVPDQTHRPVITLPPLPHGDDQSPFQPTEALLVPVIAMVTALSLAASVGITAVLGLVISQMRAAGELSRRRKGRRAEQNTV from the exons atgctgctgatgctggTGTCCTTGCTGCACTGTGTTCCCGCAGCCAAGGCCTGTCTGCAGTGTGACCGCAGAATCAGGCTCCTACATGAGGACTTCATCCTGTCTGCTCCCACCGTGGACGACCAGATTGAACTGAAAATGATCTGTGACCAGGCGTACGTGACCTACAAAGAGACAAGCCAGGAACGAAAGGGAGTCATTG ATCCCACCACTCTGTACAGAGCCAGAACTGATTACCAGAGTGAATTTGACCGCTTCTTGAAAACCAAACATACTG gatctGTCACATATGAAGCCATCCAGATCATGGAGAAGGGCAGGAAGATCTTAGAGAAACACTTAAACACATTCATCGGTGATG GACTGTGCCCTAACAAGTGCG GGATTTTGAAACGAAGAGTAATGGATTGCTTCTCTTGCCGCTACAAGATATACATCTGTCCCTCCCCCTCTGGCCAGCGGGATTGCG AGTATCCAGTACTGGCTGAGGAGGGAGGCCAGGCCTTGTTAAACTGTTTCCTCCCATGGCATCGTCTTCTGTTGGGAAAAACAGAGTACCACTACTCCTGGGCCCCTGGTGAGCCAGGAGCTAAAAAG ctcaaTGAGAGTGACTTCAGAGCCTTGGTTGTGACAGATGACTCATCTGTGGTCTTAAATCAGCTGCACGTGGATGAACAAGGAACATATCGCTGCTCTCTGCAGAACCAAAATGGATTCGTCTTCTACAGAGCCACTTTCCTGCTCACTG TTGCCCCTGTGCCTGACCAAACTCACCGACCTGTCATCACTCTGCCTCCCCTGCCTCACGGGGACGACCAATCGCCTTTTCAACCCACTGAGGCCCTGTTGGTGCCAGTCATAGCCATGGTTACAGCTCTGAGCCTGGCAGCAAGCGTGGGCATCACAGCTGTCCTGGG
- the LOC119019161 gene encoding izumo sperm-egg fusion protein 1 isoform X3 — protein sequence MLLMLVSLLHCVPAAKACLQCDRRIRLLHEDFILSAPTVDDQIELKMICDQAYVTYKETSQERKGVIDPTTLYRARTDYQSEFDRFLKTKHTGSVTYEAIQIMEKGRKILEKHLNTFIGDGLCPNKCGILKRRVMDCFSCRYKIYICPSPSGQRDCGEYPVLAEEGGQALLNCFLPWHRLLLGKTEYHYSWAPGEPGAKKLNESDFRALVVTDDSSVVLNQLHVDEQGTYRCSLQNQNGFVFYRATFLLTDW from the exons atgctgctgatgctggTGTCCTTGCTGCACTGTGTTCCCGCAGCCAAGGCCTGTCTGCAGTGTGACCGCAGAATCAGGCTCCTACATGAGGACTTCATCCTGTCTGCTCCCACCGTGGACGACCAGATTGAACTGAAAATGATCTGTGACCAGGCGTACGTGACCTACAAAGAGACAAGCCAGGAACGAAAGGGAGTCATTG ATCCCACCACTCTGTACAGAGCCAGAACTGATTACCAGAGTGAATTTGACCGCTTCTTGAAAACCAAACATACTG gatctGTCACATATGAAGCCATCCAGATCATGGAGAAGGGCAGGAAGATCTTAGAGAAACACTTAAACACATTCATCGGTGATG GACTGTGCCCTAACAAGTGCG GGATTTTGAAACGAAGAGTAATGGATTGCTTCTCTTGCCGCTACAAGATATACATCTGTCCCTCCCCCTCTGGCCAGCGGGATTGCGGTG AGTATCCAGTACTGGCTGAGGAGGGAGGCCAGGCCTTGTTAAACTGTTTCCTCCCATGGCATCGTCTTCTGTTGGGAAAAACAGAGTACCACTACTCCTGGGCCCCTGGTGAGCCAGGAGCTAAAAAG ctcaaTGAGAGTGACTTCAGAGCCTTGGTTGTGACAGATGACTCATCTGTGGTCTTAAATCAGCTGCACGTGGATGAACAAGGAACATATCGCTGCTCTCTGCAGAACCAAAATGGATTCGTCTTCTACAGAGCCACTTTCCTGCTCACTG
- the LOC119019160 gene encoding myogenesis-regulating glycosidase-like — protein MYQIVPAAPGEQQMVGGAGGSPLKKKLAHEGRPLVMASMLGCVLVLAAVVAWCYYSASLRKAELLKAELLDLNKDGFVIRNQVGAVIFSMAFRSGTLDLDSCSKEGNLLSCTHSDSGKLNFFIQTVRPKDTVMCYRVRWEELQNKQSVEHAMAYNDSHWYGGAETATQYWPVRIQGEEEPQPFITSDVYSNRNAFGGILERYWLSSNATAIKINDSVPFHLGWSEKDRTLRFQARYQDSPYRPPMGQQALPELSYRVCVGSDVTSIHKYMVRRYFPKPIKVPSPEVFKQPLWSTWALHKTAVTQEKLLRYASDITKHGFTCSHLELDDRYTADYGEFDFDPQKFPNASGMFDKLREDGFLVSLWTHPFINYDSINFGVAVEKGLLVREPSGELPALVRWWNGIGGILDFTNPEAREWYSSHLRMLKLRYEVTSFKFDAGETSYLPGQFSTLVPLSDPSTFTRRYTEMAIPFSERAELRVGYQSQNISCFFRIIDRDSVWGYELGLKSIIPTVLTISILGYQFVLPDMIGGNAYPNRTAGGGDGKNGLPDRELYIRWLELSAFMPAMQFSIPPWAYDNEVVQIAQKFTELHENLVAPRVLELAGEVLDTGDPIIRPLWWIANDDEAAYKIDSQFLIGDDLMVAPVLEPGKQERDIYLPAGRWRSYKGEHFDKGPMYLTDYPVDLDEIAFFTWVH, from the exons ATGTATCAGATTGTCCCGGCAGCTCCTGGGGAGCAGCAGATGGTCGGGGGAGCAGGTGGTTCTCCACTGAAGAAGAAACTGGCTCATGAAGGTCGGCCTCTGGTGATGGCCAGCATGTTGGGCTGTGTGTTGGTGCTGGCTGCTGTGGTCGCCTGGTGCTACTACTCTGCATCCCTCCGCAAAGCCGAGCTGCTGAAGGCTGAGCTGTTGGACCTCAACAAGGATGGTTTTGTCATTCGGAACCAAGTTGGGGCTGTCATCTTCAGTATGGCCTTCAG GTCGGGCACTCTGGATCTGGACTCTTGCTCAAAGGAGGGAAATCTTCTGAGCTGCACCCATTCAGATTCTGGAAAACTCAACTTCTTTATCCAGACAGTTCGACCTAAGGATACTGTGATGTGTTACCGTGTTCGCTGGGAGGAGCTGCAAAATAAGCAGTCAGTGGAACATGCCATGGCCTATAATGACTCTCACTGGTATGGAGGGGCGGAGACCGCAACACAATACTGGCCTGTCAGGATTCAAGGAGAGGAGGAACCACAGCCCTTCATCACCAGTGATGTCTACTCAAATAGGAACGCTTTCGGGGGAATTTTAGAACGCTATTGGCTGTCGTCCAATGCGACTGCCATCAAGATTAATGACTCAGTACCATTTCATTTGGGCTGGTCAGAGAAGGACAGGACACTAAGGTTCCAGGCCCGATACCAGGACTCACCCTACAGACCACCAATGGGTCAGCAGGCCTTACCTGAACTCAGCTACAGAGTGTGTGTAGGGTCCGATGTTACCTCTATTCACAAATACATG GTGCGTCGATATTTCCCAAAGCCTATCAAGGTCCCATCCCCTGAAGTGTTCAAACAACCGTTGTGGTCCACATGGGCTCTCCATAAGACGGCTGTAACTCAGGAGAAGCTGCTGCGGTACGCCTCTGACATCACCAAGCATGGCTTCACATGCTCCCATCTTGAGCTGGATGACCGCTACACTGCAGACTATGGAGAGTTTGACTTTGACCCGCAGAAGTTCCCCAATGCTAGTGGTATGTTTGACAAACTGAGAGAGGATGGGTTTCTGGTGTCGCTCTGGACACACCCTTTTATCAACTACGACTCCATTAACTTTGGTGTTGCCGTGGAGAAAGGACTGCTTGTCCGAGAGCCGAGCGGTGAGCTGCCAGCTCTGGTGCGCTGGTGGAACGGCATTGGAGGAATATTGGACTTTACCAACCCAGAAGCCCGCGAGTGGTATTCCTCACACCTGCGTATGCTCAAATTGCGCTATGAAGTGACGTCCTTCAAGTTCGACGCAGGAGAGACTAGCTACCTCCCAGGGCAGTTCAGCACTCTGGTCCCACTGTCTGACCCTTCCACCTTCACCCGCCGCTACACAGAGATGGCCATACCATTCAGCGAGCGTGCTGAGCTGAGGGTGGGCTACCAGAGCCAGAACATCTCCTGCTTCTTCAGGATCATCGACAGAGACTCTGTGTGGGGTTATGAGCTCGGCCTCAAGTCCATCATCCCGACTGTTCTGACCATCAGCATTTTGGGCTACCAGTTTGTCTTACCTGATATGATAGGAGGGAATGCATATCCCAACCGCACCGCAG GTGGTGGAGATGGAAAAAATGGTTTGCCGGACCGAGAGCTGTACATCCGATGGTTGGAGCTGTCTGCTTTCATGCCAGCCATGCAGTTCTCTATACCACCGTGGGCCTACGACAATGAG GTGGTACAGATAGCGCAGAAGTTCACAGAGCTCCATGAGAATCTGGTGGCTCCAAGGGTTCTCGAACTAGCAGGGGAGGTTCTCGATACAGGGGATCCAATCATCAGGCCCCTCTGGTGGATCGCCAATGACGACGAGGCAGCCTATAAGATTGACTCTCAGTTCCTGATCGGGGATGACCTGATGGTGGCTCCGGTATTAGAGCCAGGAAAGCAAGAGAGGGACATTTACCTGCCTGCGGGACGATGGAGAAGCTACAAGGGGGAACATTTTGATAAAGGCCCCATGTACCTCACTGACTACCCTGTGGACCTGGACGAGATAGCTTTCTTTACATGGGTTCACTGA
- the LOC119019662 gene encoding three-finger toxin MALT0070C-like has product MKVFGVLVLLATLSAAYGLRCYVCALAKPNSCTDVMTCPAGLDRCANVVTGDLVTRSCYTSAACLSAANCCSTDLCNGAITAGSSVLLLLVSSAITSLFL; this is encoded by the exons ATGAAGGTTTTTGGAGTTCTGGTCCTCCTGGCGACTCTGTCTGCAG CATATGGGTTGAGATGCTACGTTTGTGCTCTCGCCAAACCAAACTCCTGCACAGACGTCATGACATGCCCTGCCGGCTTGGACCGTTGTGCCAATGTTGTCACGGGTG ATCTCGTCACACGGAGCTGCTACACCAGTGCTGCATGTTTAAGCGCCGCCAACTGCTGTTCAACTGACTTGTGTAACGGCGCCATTACTGCTGGCTCCAgtgtgctcctcctgctggtgtcCTCAGCCATCACCTCACTCTTTCTCTGA